TTGAAAACCGCAAAGATTGTTAGCGAAAGAAATGTGACAGGGTTTTCAGAGAATTTACTTGAGGGCATAATTGAAAAAATTTTAATTCAAAAAACAGAATCTGGACATATGACTTTAGCCCAGTTTATTTCTGAAAATACAGGAAAAGTTAAATATTTAAATCGACATGATGGTAAGGACTTTTTAATTTTAGGAAATGGGCCATCAATTAAAGAATATTATAATGAAATCGAAATATTTATTAAACAAAAAAATCCAATTATTTTAGGAGCAAATAACTTAGGGAAAAATTTCATCCCTCATTATCACGCATTCAATAATCAACGCCGATTTGAAGCATATAGAGATAATGTAGATAAAAGAAGCATTTTATTATTAGGTCCAAGTATCCAACTAGATCAGATCACTTGGGATTATGAAAGAATATTTTGTTATAATTCATTCTTAAATGATGTAGATATAATTGAAGGAATAGTAACATCTAATTGTAGAAGTATATCAGCTTTATTAATAGCTGTGGCTATATCCATGGGGGCAAATAAGATATATCTTGCAGGTATGGACGGATACTCTGAAGAGTTAATAAAAAATGGACATACCATGTTTTATGAGGAAGATGAAAGTACTAAGTTAGAGGACACACAAGAGAAACATAAAAGTAATGGAAGGTTCTTGAATCAGTTGGATAACCTTTTATACAATAAAAATGGGAATAGACTATCATTCATAACACCTACTACATATAAAATTCCTTCAATGCATAAAGTATAGAGATAAAATTGCTAAAAAAATAAGGAAGGTTAGAAGATATGGAGATTGATGATTTCTTAAAAGAAAATAGAGAATATATAATTAGGGAATGTGCATCAGGAGTTAAAGGAGACTGCATTTTACCTGTGAGCACGATTTGTATTGCCCTTACAAATAGATGTAACCTACATTGTATAATGTGTCAATATTGTTCTAAGGAGTATTCAAATAAAACTTATAATAATGAAGAACCATTTAGTATTACAATTGACCAATATAAAGAATTATTTACTAAAGAACTAGTTGAAAGAATGTACAGTGAAGGTGATGCAAGATCTATTGATGGCGGGTTACCTTCTGTCTTATTTACTCATGGAGAGTCCTTTTTAAATAAAGATATTCATGGTATTATTTTACATACAAGGCGGATAATGCCGATTGGCTATATTCAGATTACAACTAATGGAACTATTTCTCCATATGCAATAGAAGGTGGAGAAGACTTATTGAAACATGTGAATATAATTTGCTTCTCAATTGATGGATGTACAAAAGAAACTTTTGAAGAAATTAGAACACCAGCTAATTTTGAAACGGTTTTACAAAATCTGAAAGATTGGACAAGTATCTCTAAGAAACTTAATAGAAAAAAACCATTTAGGATTGCTATCGTTTTATCAAAGAAGAATATTCATGAATTACCGGGAATAGTTAAAATGGCTGCCGAATTAGGCAGTTTTGAATCTATCTATATTCAGCCATTGCTAGTAAATCAAAAGCATAGTCATTTAGAGTCAATGAAATTAGAATATATTGAAAAGAATCTATTAATTGGAGCTATTAGTGAAGCACAAAATATTGCTTCAAGAGAAGGGATACGGTTAGATTTCGCAGTCTCACCAGATATTCTAATTTCACAAGCAAACAATTCTATTGAACAGAAGCCAAATTATAATAATTACATGCAGTATTGCTCATATTTTAGAAATGGCTTCATAGAAATAAATCCAGATGGAGCAATCAGGGAAATATGTTGTAATATGACGCCAGAAGATAATGCTTATTTGATGGATAAATATAACCTTAGTAATAATGACTATGGTTTTGATGCATATAACTCAATAGGATATTGGCAACTAAGACAAGATTTAATCAATGGGAAATTAGAAAAATATTGTAGGAATTGTCAACTTGGTTATTATGATGGATTAAAGTACACACAAAATCATTATAAGTACCATCTTGAAGATAAGAAGGAATTGTCTAGTAAGATAATTACATTGAGGAAGCTGCTTTTAAAACAAGAAAATGAGAATAAACTAAGCAAGGATTCTATAGGTAATTTAAAGAATACTAACGCTGAGTTGCAAAAAATACTTAAGCAAGAAGAACAAGAGAAAACTATGTATTTAAGCTGCATGGAGAGTTTAGAGAAAAGAGTTAAGCAATTAGAGAATGAAAAAATACAATTAATAGGAAAGAATAAAAGTTTGGAAGAACAAATCTATTTAATTTTTAATTCATTTTCATGGAAGATTACTGAGCCACTCCGTATTATAAAAAAAGCTTATAAAAATAGGAGGAAGCATGGAAACAAATAATAAACCGTTGGTATCAGCTTTAATTGTCGCATATAATAGCGGTGATTTAATATTTGAAACCATTGATTCCGTTCTAATGCAAGATTATCCTAATATAGAACTGATAATCAGTGATGATGCTTCTAAAAAAGGTTTCGATAAACAAGAAATAGAGGAGTATATTAAAAAAAATCGACAAAGAAACATTAAAAATTACAAGGTTTTTAAAAACACTGAAAATCTAGGCACGGTTAAGCATTTAGAAAATATGAGAGAAGTGGCAAAGGGTGAATTTGATATTTCGATTGCTGGTGATGATGTATGGATAGACAATACTGTTTTTTCAGACTTTATAAATCGATTTATTGAATTAGGAGATGCTGCAGAGTTTATAGTATCACAGGTACAAATGTGCGATGAAAAATTAGAAAAAATTATTTCAAACTTCATACCTGATGATGAAATTGAAATAATAAAAAAAGGCAATCAAAGTCAATTGTTAAATATTAGTATATATCACTGTATTCTTCCTGGATTAGGCTCAGCATTTAGATCTACATTTCATAATAAAATAGGTAAATTGTCAGATCAGTATAAGCTAATTGAAGATTGGACAACCCATATAAGAGCTTTAAAAAGAGGTATTCCAGTATTTTATCTTGATAGGGTTACTGCGAAACATAGGGATGGTGGCGTTAGCCATGGGAATTCAAGAAATTGTTCTGATACTTATTTTGATTACTGTAGGGATTTATTGGTACTTTTTGAAAATGAAATTATGCCTAATTCGCATGATTTCGACGAAAATGCTTTTGAAAAAGCACTATCAAATCATGAATTTCGGAAAGAAAAATATATAGAAGAGTTTAATGCTTATAAAAGATATTCATCTAAAAAAGAAAAAAAAATTCTTGGAATCTCAAAATGGAAAATTCAAGAGTATTTAAAGAATAAGTTAACAAAATTTTGCAATCTGAATGAAATTAAAAAAAATCTTATATGCAATGCCATTTTATTTATTGCGGTAAATTCTATTAGTTTTAAAAATAATACTTTAATGCCAAATTTTATAAATTATTTTATTTTTATATGCAGTATGTTTATGTTTTTTTTGTTAAATTTACAAATTTTATGCAAATTTATTATATTGTTAAATAAAATTAAAAAGCTGAAATAGAAAATAAAAAAGAGGTATACTGGCTGTGAACAATGAAGATTTAGTAAGTGTAATTATAGTAAGTTATAATAGTGAAAATACTATTATGCAAACACTAGAAAGTATAAAAAGTCAAACTTATAATAAAGTTGAATTAATAATTACAGATGATGCTTCCTCTGATAATACTGTAGAATTATGTAAACAATGGATAGCCAATAATCAACAAAGATTTATTCAATGTGAATTAATAGTATCAAAGGAAAATTGTGGAGTCGCAGGAAATTGTAATAGAGGTATAGAGAAAGCATTAGGAGAATATATCAAATTAATTGCTGCAGATGATATTTTAATAAATAATTATTTAGAAGATATGATAAATGGCATGGGTGATCATGATATTGCTTTCTGCTATGAATATTTATTTTGTGAATCAGAAGAATTAGAGAAAGATGTTAAATATCTAAAGGTTGCCCCAGAGAGTTTAGAAACATATCGTTTATCTTATAAAGAATTATATAAAAAGCAATTGGTAAGGAATGATTTTAATGCCCCTACAGCGTTAATTCGAAGCCGTGTATTTAAAAGTATTGGAGGGTATGATGAAAATTATCCATTTATGGAAGACTTACCTTTTTGGCTTAAATGTGTTAAAACAAAGCAAAAAATTTGCTTTGTAGAAATTTATGGTGTATTTTATCGCAGAAGTATGAAAAGTATTTCTAGAGGCGTTTCAGAATTTGGAATAGATGTTGAAAATGAAAAGCAAAAAAAATTCAAAAGTGATTACGATAGATTTTTAAAATTAAGAAAAAAGGAAATGTTTAAGCATGGTATGATAAAACAATATTATTTAACCTTTGGAGATGAGATCTATAGAGATTTTAAACTTAAGCATCCTGAGAAAAAAATTATAAAGCTGATTCTTTGGTTATTTACACCATTTATAAAGCATGATTTTCTTTCTCGATTCTTAGATAACTATTTTATTCAAAATCAAGAAAGATTAAATAAAAAATATACAGTTTTACAAAATTATATTGAACAGAAAAAAGAGTATTATATAAAAAAGAATGACTATTTTAGAGATTTTAAAAAGCAACAAATGAATTTAATAAAAAAACAAAAAATGAAATGTAGATATATGAAATTAGAACAACAAGATACTGTATTATATAATGATTTAAAAAAGAACTATAAAAAGAATAAAAATGAGTTAAGGAGAAATTTCCGTAAGCAAAAGTATGAAATAAAAAAACAGAATATTAAAGTAACTTTCTTAGGCTGGATAATATTAAAATGGGAAGTTATTATTAGAAGATATTATATAATATTACTTGAACAAAAAATTTCTCCATTTATATGTAAGTTATTTCTTTTGCTTTCGCCTATATCAATTTATCATTATATAAAACATTCTATAAATAATTTTAATAACTGTGTTTTTAAATCTATAAGATCTGAGGATAAAACTATTAATTTTGATATTTTAGAGATAAAATATCGTACTGCACCATCCTTTAAAGGTCAGATAAAAATAAAAAATGAATGGGAGTATCTTCTTAAAAGGGAATTAGCGTTACAAAAAAAATATCTTAATCATAAAACAAAAGGCCCCATTAAAATTGTATTTGTAATTCATCTCCTAGCAACCATTTCTGCAGTAGAGACTATATTTATAGCAATGGAAAAGGATAAAAAATTTAAGCCTATCATATTAATTGTTCCTGGTTTACAACCAGGAATGGAAAGCAATTATTATTATAATGACGGCCTAATAGAATATATACAGGAAAAAGGATACAATTATGCATTAGGTTATGAAAAAGGAAATTGGCATAGTATTTTTGAGTTTGATCCAGATGGTGTTTTTTTTCAAACGCCGTATGAGAGTCAACGGCATCCAATATACTCATATTCTAATGTGAAAGCATTCCCTAAGATTATGTATACGCCGTATGGACCTTGGGTGATGGATAAAAGTGTAGATGATTATATTTCTTGTGGAATAGATAAGAATTTTTTTAATACTTGTTGGAAGATGTTTGCAGACTCTCTTACAATAGAGATAATGCAATATGCAGCACCAGAATATCTTTCAAAGTGTATATTAACAGGTACACCTAAAGTAGATTATGTTTGGAAAACAAGTGGAATAGTGGATACATATTGTTGGAAAAATGTCAAAGGTAAAAAGATAATCTGGCTTCCACGTTGGGGAATTGAAGAAGATAGAACATCCTTTTTAGATTACTATAGATATTTCCTAAACATCATAGAGACGAAAGATATAAATTTTGTAATGAGACCACATCCACTACTATGGAAGGATCTGAAACAAAGCCAAGTCATGTCAGAAAAAGAAATAGAGAATATCATTAACCAATATGATAGGGAAAACTCGTTCATAGATGATGGTTGTTATGATTATAGAGAAGGATTGCTAAGCTGCGATTTTATAATTGCAGATTTTACTTCTGTAATATATGAATATATACCAACAATGAAGCCCATAGTTTATACCCCTAAGGATAATACATTAATAAATCCCCTAATAATGGATGTTTGTTATGTTGTCAGAAATGGTAATGAGATGAAATCTGTAATTGATGATTTATTGTTAGGAAAAGATCCAATGAGAGAAAAAAGGAAGAGACTAATTAATCAATTGAATTATTTCCCGAATGGCAAAAGTAATGGGGAAGATATTATGGAATATATAAAAACTAATATAGCAAATAATTAATAGAGATTCATACTATGAAGTTATCTTGAAACAATTTAGAGAGTTAAGTGCCATGGCAGAAGAAAAGGAAGAAAAATAGGGAACCAATAAGAGTTGTAGCAGCAAGTGTGAATAGAAATCATTGATTTCATTATTCACACTTTTTTCATTGTGTGGTAAACTTTAAGGAAAGAAAAGATTTCGGGAGGTTGGATATTGGTCAGAGAGATTATAGCCAAAAGGCCCTACAGGCATTTTAAGGGCAGGCTTTACTATGTCCACGATATCGTCATGCACACGGAAACCAGGGAATGGATGGTGTCCTATCAGGCCTTGTATGAGCCTTATGGCATGTTCGTCCGCCCACTTGCTATGTTTGCAGAGGAAATAGAATCAAATCGACCAGATAACGTGACAAAACAGATATATCGGTTTGAACTGTTTAAGGGCATGTGAAAAATTTGCTATAGCAGAATATCCGATGAAGGATGTGACAGTTATTCACTCAGGGGGGGAATATGAGAAGAAAAGAAATGGGAAAGCTATTTGTTCTGGCGTTTATCTGCATAACGTTACTGACCACTACAGGGATAGGGGTTGACGGGGGGATCCCGGTATTGTCTCAGGCGGAAAATACTCAGCTGACAGCTCTGTTAGGAGATTTGGATGGGGAGGCGCCGAGAACGGTTAGAGATCAGGTGGGCGCCTTATTGCACCAGGTCCAGCAGCTAGCTCAAGCCCGGGAAGCCGAAGGTAACTACGAAATGTCGGAAGAAGAAACGACTATCTGGAAAAAGATCACGGCCCAGCTGGATGCGGAAACCATCCGGCAGTTTGGGGAATATACGGATGATGAACCAGAAGAGAAGGCCGAAGTGGATTATGGAAAAACCACTATGTCCAACCTGAAAGGGACTCTTTCCAGAACAGACTGGAATGCGCTGAATACTCTGCGGGAGGATTATTTTAAGGCGGTAGAGGAAGACGATGAAGCCTACGACGTGGATGTAGAGGCAGAAATGAAATCTATTATCACCAAATATAAACGGCTGGATGCAGATGCGGTAGTGCTGAACCTGTTAGATGATAAAAATCAGAAGAACCAGGGGCTTTTTTACATAACCGCTAATCAGCAGGCCGTATACCAAGAGGGCTGGAAGAATGGTTTAGATACGCTGACATGGAAGGAGCAGAAGAAGCTGGCGGAAAGTTGGCAGCAGGTGACGGCCATTCTGCCTAAAGACTGGTTTGCGCCTTTTCAGTATTTTAAAGTAGGCGGAGATGGGGTGGATGGTACTTATGCGTATGTAATTCCAGTGGATGATCGGGGTGAGCGGTGGTGTATGGCGGTGGACCCAGCGGATATCACCGAAGATGGATTGTTCCCTTATACGGTTGTCCATGAAATGTGTCATTACTGGACCTTAAACGAAAAGCAGGTAGAGTACCTGGGAGACCAAGTGGCCTATTATCCGGCGGAAAGGTATAGCGACTGGGAATGTGTGGCCAAGGAGGATTCATACTTACAGGCCTTTTATCAGGCATTCTGGCAGGATATTATCAATGATTGGGCGACAGACCCGGAAAATCTGTATTTTTACGACCGCCACCAGTCTGAATTTGTTACGGGCTACGCATCCACAAACTGTGCGGAGGACCTAGCGGAAAGCTTTAGCGCTTATGTATTTCTAAAATCGGCGGATACGCCGGAGGTGCAGGCAAAGCTAGATTTTTTTGATAGCTATCCGGAGCTGAGACAAAAGAAAAAGGAAATCTTAAAGATGGTAAAAGAAAATAAGGTTTATGTTAATCCACAGATTGAACCGTATGAGGATAAGCACTTTGCAGAAGAGATATAAGTAGAAGATAGGGGAATAGGTATATGAACATTTTAGTCACCGGTGGAGCGGGGTATATAGGCAGTCACATTGCCTGGGAACTGCAGCAAAAAGGTTATTCGGTGGTGATATACGATAATTTGTCCACGGGACATAGCTGGGCAGCTAAAAATTGTGAATTGGTAATAGGCGATTTATTTGATGTCAAGCGGATGGAAACAGTATTGGAAGAATACGCTATTGATGGAGTTATCCACTTTGCTGCCAGTTCGCTGGTAGGCGAATCTGTTCGCAACCCAGCAAAATATTACGAAAACAATGTGCTGGGCAGCAAGCGGCTGCTAGATGCTATGAGGAGTAAAGGAGTGGATAAGTTGGTTTTTTCCTCCAGCTGTGCTACCTACGGATTGCCCACACGGATTCCCATTACCGAAAGCGAATTGCAGCAACCCATTAACACCTACGGATGGACGAAACTCATCATTGAGCAACTGATGAGGGATTACGGAAACGCCTACGGATTGCAGAGCATCGCCCTGCGGTATTTTAATGCGGCTGGTGCAGCCTACGAAGCCGGATTAGGCGAATCACACCAGCCGGAAACCCATGTCATTCCGCTACTGCTGGAAGCTGCCGCCAGAAAGCGAGAGCACTTCTCCCTGTTTGGGCAGGATTACCCTACAGAAGATGGAAGCTGCATTCGAGATTACATTCACGTAAAAGATCTGGCTCAGGCTCACATACTGGCACTGGAAAAGCTTATAGCCCAAGAAGAGGAGATAAAAACAACCAATGCCCCTAATTCAGGCAGTTTTGACTGTTTTAATTTGGGAACTGGAAGCGGGGTGTCCGTTCTGGAACTGATTCGTACTGTGGAATCGGTAACTGGCAGTAAGGTACCGATTGAAATTGGCCCAAGGAGGCTAGGAGATCCACCGATATTGGTAGCGGATAACAGCAAAGCGGTTCAAATACTGGGCTGGAAGCCAATTTATTCAGAGATACAAAACATTGTGGAAAGTGCCTATAAATGGGAAACGATTAAAGCCTTTTGGGCAGGGGATACAAATCAAATCAGTAATCGGATTTTCTAGGATACTTCTATTTCACGGAAAAATCTGCAACAAATCATAGTAAATATATCAAGACATACAAAAAGAGCCACAGATGTTTCTTCAGCACCATCTGTAAGGCTCTTTTTTTCTTTCTAGCGGAGGTTCACCGACTTGATGAGTATTGACATGGTTCCGTCCGTATTCATAATAAATTCAATGTTTTTTTGGTTCTCCAGATAGTCTACCGGAAGGCTGATTTCGATACCAGTATCTGTGGTGATTTTTTGTTTTCGAGCAACGTTTTTTTCAATTTCTGAAGTTACTTCAAAGGCTCGAGTGGATAAACCTTTTTGAGCTACTTCTTCTCGGTATCGCTGCTGGGCAGAAAGATTGCCATCAAATACAGAGTTGGTAATCCGGTCAATTTCTACAATGCTGCTTTCGTCCACACAGGTTTTTAGCTCCGTTTTCAGTTGGGAAATCTTCAAAGGGTCTTCTCCGTAATATTCCTTGATAACTTTTTCTGCTGCTTTTTCCACGATTTTAACTTTTGTCTTAGGGGAGAGGTCGGTGCCTATATGAAAAATTTCTTTGGACAGATAAAATTCTTTGGCACCGTTGATCTCGTATTTCCTCTCCTTAATCAGTACGCTGAGAT
The genomic region above belongs to Aminipila butyrica and contains:
- a CDS encoding radical SAM protein; its protein translation is MEIDDFLKENREYIIRECASGVKGDCILPVSTICIALTNRCNLHCIMCQYCSKEYSNKTYNNEEPFSITIDQYKELFTKELVERMYSEGDARSIDGGLPSVLFTHGESFLNKDIHGIILHTRRIMPIGYIQITTNGTISPYAIEGGEDLLKHVNIICFSIDGCTKETFEEIRTPANFETVLQNLKDWTSISKKLNRKKPFRIAIVLSKKNIHELPGIVKMAAELGSFESIYIQPLLVNQKHSHLESMKLEYIEKNLLIGAISEAQNIASREGIRLDFAVSPDILISQANNSIEQKPNYNNYMQYCSYFRNGFIEINPDGAIREICCNMTPEDNAYLMDKYNLSNNDYGFDAYNSIGYWQLRQDLINGKLEKYCRNCQLGYYDGLKYTQNHYKYHLEDKKELSSKIITLRKLLLKQENENKLSKDSIGNLKNTNAELQKILKQEEQEKTMYLSCMESLEKRVKQLENEKIQLIGKNKSLEEQIYLIFNSFSWKITEPLRIIKKAYKNRRKHGNK
- a CDS encoding glycosyltransferase — encoded protein: METNNKPLVSALIVAYNSGDLIFETIDSVLMQDYPNIELIISDDASKKGFDKQEIEEYIKKNRQRNIKNYKVFKNTENLGTVKHLENMREVAKGEFDISIAGDDVWIDNTVFSDFINRFIELGDAAEFIVSQVQMCDEKLEKIISNFIPDDEIEIIKKGNQSQLLNISIYHCILPGLGSAFRSTFHNKIGKLSDQYKLIEDWTTHIRALKRGIPVFYLDRVTAKHRDGGVSHGNSRNCSDTYFDYCRDLLVLFENEIMPNSHDFDENAFEKALSNHEFRKEKYIEEFNAYKRYSSKKEKKILGISKWKIQEYLKNKLTKFCNLNEIKKNLICNAILFIAVNSISFKNNTLMPNFINYFIFICSMFMFFLLNLQILCKFIILLNKIKKLK
- a CDS encoding glycosyltransferase, which translates into the protein MNNEDLVSVIIVSYNSENTIMQTLESIKSQTYNKVELIITDDASSDNTVELCKQWIANNQQRFIQCELIVSKENCGVAGNCNRGIEKALGEYIKLIAADDILINNYLEDMINGMGDHDIAFCYEYLFCESEELEKDVKYLKVAPESLETYRLSYKELYKKQLVRNDFNAPTALIRSRVFKSIGGYDENYPFMEDLPFWLKCVKTKQKICFVEIYGVFYRRSMKSISRGVSEFGIDVENEKQKKFKSDYDRFLKLRKKEMFKHGMIKQYYLTFGDEIYRDFKLKHPEKKIIKLILWLFTPFIKHDFLSRFLDNYFIQNQERLNKKYTVLQNYIEQKKEYYIKKNDYFRDFKKQQMNLIKKQKMKCRYMKLEQQDTVLYNDLKKNYKKNKNELRRNFRKQKYEIKKQNIKVTFLGWIILKWEVIIRRYYIILLEQKISPFICKLFLLLSPISIYHYIKHSINNFNNCVFKSIRSEDKTINFDILEIKYRTAPSFKGQIKIKNEWEYLLKRELALQKKYLNHKTKGPIKIVFVIHLLATISAVETIFIAMEKDKKFKPIILIVPGLQPGMESNYYYNDGLIEYIQEKGYNYALGYEKGNWHSIFEFDPDGVFFQTPYESQRHPIYSYSNVKAFPKIMYTPYGPWVMDKSVDDYISCGIDKNFFNTCWKMFADSLTIEIMQYAAPEYLSKCILTGTPKVDYVWKTSGIVDTYCWKNVKGKKIIWLPRWGIEEDRTSFLDYYRYFLNIIETKDINFVMRPHPLLWKDLKQSQVMSEKEIENIINQYDRENSFIDDGCYDYREGLLSCDFIIADFTSVIYEYIPTMKPIVYTPKDNTLINPLIMDVCYVVRNGNEMKSVIDDLLLGKDPMREKRKRLINQLNYFPNGKSNGEDIMEYIKTNIANN
- a CDS encoding DUF1653 domain-containing protein; translation: MVREIIAKRPYRHFKGRLYYVHDIVMHTETREWMVSYQALYEPYGMFVRPLAMFAEEIESNRPDNVTKQIYRFELFKGM
- the galE gene encoding UDP-glucose 4-epimerase GalE — protein: MNILVTGGAGYIGSHIAWELQQKGYSVVIYDNLSTGHSWAAKNCELVIGDLFDVKRMETVLEEYAIDGVIHFAASSLVGESVRNPAKYYENNVLGSKRLLDAMRSKGVDKLVFSSSCATYGLPTRIPITESELQQPINTYGWTKLIIEQLMRDYGNAYGLQSIALRYFNAAGAAYEAGLGESHQPETHVIPLLLEAAARKREHFSLFGQDYPTEDGSCIRDYIHVKDLAQAHILALEKLIAQEEEIKTTNAPNSGSFDCFNLGTGSGVSVLELIRTVESVTGSKVPIEIGPRRLGDPPILVADNSKAVQILGWKPIYSEIQNIVESAYKWETIKAFWAGDTNQISNRIF